One Leisingera sp. M658 genomic window carries:
- a CDS encoding recombinase family protein, whose product MSDHIGTKSIQRIADRGAYVKVLDKPWLDLTTPMGKGILAFLSALAEDERERITRRANEGRAIAARQGVKFGRKPKLTEHQQKLARERMVNGDTCRAIALDLGVAHTTISRLR is encoded by the coding sequence GTGTCAGATCACATCGGGACTAAATCAATTCAACGGATCGCAGATCGTGGGGCCTATGTGAAGGTGCTTGATAAACCCTGGCTCGATCTGACCACTCCGATGGGCAAAGGCATCCTCGCTTTCCTTTCCGCTTTGGCCGAAGACGAACGGGAGCGTATCACTCGGCGCGCGAACGAGGGCCGAGCCATCGCTGCGCGACAGGGCGTCAAATTTGGCCGGAAACCCAAGTTAACTGAACATCAGCAGAAACTTGCCCGCGAGCGCATGGTCAACGGTGATACCTGCCGGGCCATCGCATTGGATCTCGGTGTAGCGCACACGACGATCTCAAGGCTGCGCTGA
- a CDS encoding LamG-like jellyroll fold domain-containing protein → MANTTFPDPVFTKLKTKEYTGSRDDILSINHSNTLALDAATVSLSFSLDRLPGEMALVSKDGSGAGAGDFTLWVKDGTLVATQSNGSGTEYLKVPDLVLSAQKTYQISVSFGADGLMIWLDGALVAAEPQFKQGLADNDNALVIGGSRAWRSDQEDDAHSLFKGTISDVRIFDSQLGESSQIALAEAAGTAMGAKMDAMMEDLAPAFGQLHGASDTFLEILSDYGVTHHGHLDRSLNMISRNGGDNTVRGTSGADGIDAGRGDDKIIGKGGSDVLQGNYGNDTLYGGGGNDVLDGGHGKDTLKGGAGNDLLISRADGREGAIAYDPNRDEGDPENELTDGKLYPDQPVPGDDLLIGGKGADIFYFQTLINAKERYIEKHTRDDGTINWHGVAGENDKLHDHWVDIMGHDVVQDFSRAEGDRIVIEGHTTEIASITYGDKNGDGVMDHSVIALYSDQGNNGGAHNDDLLGKITVYGDLVKLSDIEHTAAPAYGIVKSIDDLEEALSPTAVSENTGKIKVPGSALGTAAQAAIPGAGAPVVAMPGQHVLSGEDGDYLNAGHLDALALNAATVSLSFSLERLPGEMALVSKDGSGAGAGDFTLWVKDGTLVATQSDGSGTEYLKVPDLVLSAQQTYQISVSFGADGLMIWLDGALVAAEPQFKQGLADNDNALVIGGSRAWRSDQEDDAHSLFKGTISDVRIFDSQLGESSQIALAEAAGTAMGAKMGAMMEDLAPAFGQLHGASDTFLEILSDYGVTHHGHLDRSLNMISRNGGDNTVRGTSGADGIDAGRGDDKIIGKGGSDVLQGNYGNDTLYGGGGNDVLDGGHGKDTLKGGAGNDLLISRADGREGAIAYDPNRDEGDPENELTDGKLYPDQPVPGDDLLIGGKGADIFYFQTLINAKERYIEKHTRDDGTINWHGVAGENDKLHDHWVDIMGHDVVQDFSRAEGDRIVIEGHTTEIASITYGDKNGDGVMDHSVIALYSDQGNNGGAHNDDLLGKITVYGDLVKLSDIEHTAAPAYGIVKSIDDLEEALSPTAVSENTGKIKVPGSALADAGDLTLAAAESPVFAMAGSHRFDAEDRSAYVFDHNKALELSSGTIAFRFTVSSLAGYQTLLSKDAVEYGSGGHLAVYLDETGKLIVRLQDSEETHYFTAANAIEAGTDYDFSLNFGSEGVEVYLNGARIAYEAGLNFDWSSNSEALIAGAAGWSNAAGKTDKIHSYFDGSISDLAVYDAVLTGEEVFGSDERSDYAYFGGRIDSFQFDRSGGEIQISKGGSETALEPNDTFAAFKDVTVRAADIQFGSNSNDELRGADGADVLIGKGGDDRLLGYGNDDLLRGGSGNDTLYGGEGADTLSGQGGNDNLAGGSGRDYLFGGDGNDTLYGEDGRDWLYGGLGDDRLQGHSWNASDPSDRDRAVFDGNFEDYSFESYTYYDTNRGSDITRLTVTDAASGGADGYYEGRDQLLDIGLLVFADQTVAFDDLI, encoded by the coding sequence GTGGCAAACACAACGTTTCCGGATCCGGTTTTTACGAAGCTGAAAACCAAAGAGTATACAGGCAGCCGGGACGACATTCTCAGCATCAATCATTCAAACACCCTTGCGCTGGACGCGGCGACGGTCTCGCTGAGCTTTTCGCTGGACCGCCTGCCCGGCGAGATGGCGCTGGTGTCCAAGGATGGCAGCGGCGCCGGGGCGGGGGACTTCACGCTTTGGGTCAAGGATGGCACCTTGGTGGCGACCCAGTCGAACGGCAGCGGGACCGAATACCTGAAAGTCCCGGATCTGGTGTTGTCGGCGCAGAAAACCTACCAGATCTCGGTCAGCTTTGGCGCCGACGGGCTGATGATCTGGCTGGATGGCGCGCTGGTGGCAGCCGAGCCGCAATTCAAACAGGGGCTGGCAGACAATGATAACGCCCTGGTGATCGGCGGCAGCCGGGCCTGGCGCAGCGATCAGGAGGATGACGCGCATTCGCTGTTCAAAGGCACCATCAGCGATGTGCGGATCTTTGACAGCCAGCTGGGCGAAAGCAGCCAGATCGCATTGGCCGAGGCGGCCGGCACCGCCATGGGCGCCAAGATGGACGCGATGATGGAGGATCTGGCCCCGGCCTTTGGCCAGCTGCACGGCGCCAGCGACACCTTTCTGGAGATCCTGTCGGATTACGGCGTCACCCATCACGGCCATCTGGACCGCAGTCTCAACATGATCAGCCGCAACGGCGGCGACAACACGGTGCGCGGCACCAGCGGCGCCGATGGCATTGACGCGGGCCGCGGCGACGACAAGATCATCGGCAAGGGCGGCTCCGATGTGCTGCAGGGCAACTACGGCAACGACACGCTGTATGGCGGCGGCGGCAACGATGTGCTGGACGGCGGCCACGGCAAGGACACGCTGAAGGGCGGCGCTGGCAACGATCTGCTGATCAGCCGCGCGGACGGGCGCGAGGGGGCCATCGCCTATGATCCCAACCGCGATGAGGGCGACCCGGAAAACGAGCTGACGGACGGCAAGCTGTACCCCGATCAACCGGTGCCGGGCGATGATCTTCTGATCGGCGGCAAGGGCGCGGATATTTTTTATTTCCAGACGCTTATCAATGCCAAGGAACGCTATATCGAGAAGCACACCCGCGACGACGGCACCATCAACTGGCATGGGGTTGCGGGTGAGAACGACAAGCTGCACGACCATTGGGTCGACATCATGGGCCATGATGTGGTGCAGGATTTCAGCCGCGCCGAGGGTGACCGCATTGTCATTGAGGGCCACACCACCGAGATCGCCTCGATCACCTATGGCGACAAGAACGGCGACGGGGTGATGGATCACTCGGTGATTGCGCTCTACTCCGACCAGGGCAACAACGGCGGCGCCCATAACGACGATCTGCTGGGCAAGATCACCGTCTACGGCGACCTGGTGAAACTGTCGGACATCGAACACACCGCGGCGCCGGCCTATGGCATCGTCAAGAGCATCGACGACCTGGAGGAGGCGCTGTCGCCAACCGCGGTTTCCGAAAACACCGGCAAAATCAAGGTCCCGGGGTCGGCGCTGGGAACTGCTGCGCAGGCCGCCATACCAGGTGCCGGCGCGCCGGTTGTTGCGATGCCAGGCCAGCATGTGCTGAGCGGTGAAGACGGCGATTATCTGAATGCGGGTCATCTGGATGCCCTTGCGCTGAACGCGGCGACGGTCTCGCTGAGCTTTTCGCTGGAGCGGCTGCCCGGCGAGATGGCGCTGGTGTCCAAGGACGGCAGCGGCGCCGGGGCGGGCGACTTCACGCTTTGGGTCAAGGACGGCACTTTGGTGGCGACCCAGTCGGACGGCAGCGGGACCGAATACCTGAAAGTCCCGGATCTGGTGTTGTCGGCGCAGCAAACCTACCAGATCTCGGTCAGCTTTGGCGCGGACGGGCTGATGATCTGGCTGGATGGCGCGCTGGTGGCAGCCGAGCCGCAATTCAAACAGGGGCTGGCAGACAATGATAACGCCCTGGTGATCGGCGGCAGCCGGGCCTGGCGCAGCGATCAGGAGGATGACGCGCATTCGCTGTTCAAGGGCACCATCAGCGATGTGCGGATCTTTGACAGCCAGCTGGGCGAAAGCAGCCAGATTGCACTGGCCGAGGCGGCCGGCACCGCCATGGGCGCCAAGATGGGCGCGATGATGGAGGATCTGGCCCCGGCCTTTGGCCAGCTGCACGGCGCCAGCGACACCTTTCTGGAGATCCTGTCGGATTACGGCGTCACCCATCACGGCCATCTGGACCGCAGTCTCAACATGATCAGCCGCAACGGCGGCGACAACACGGTGCGCGGCACCAGCGGCGCCGATGGCATTGACGCGGGCCGCGGCGACGACAAGATCATCGGCAAGGGCGGCTCCGATGTGCTGCAGGGCAACTACGGCAACGACACGCTGTATGGCGGCGGCGGCAACGATGTGCTGGACGGCGGCCACGGCAAGGACACGCTGAAGGGCGGCGCTGGCAACGATCTGCTGATCAGCCGCGCGGACGGGCGCGAGGGGGCCATCGCCTATGATCCCAACCGCGATGAGGGCGACCCGGAAAACGAGCTGACGGACGGCAAGCTGTACCCCGATCAACCGGTGCCGGGCGATGATCTTCTGATCGGCGGCAAGGGCGCGGATATTTTTTATTTCCAGACGCTTATCAATGCCAAGGAACGCTATATCGAGAAGCACACCCGCGACGACGGCACCATCAACTGGCATGGGGTTGCGGGTGAGAACGACAAGCTGCACGACCATTGGGTCGACATCATGGGCCATGATGTGGTGCAGGATTTCAGCCGCGCCGAGGGTGACCGCATTGTCATTGAGGGCCACACCACCGAGATCGCCTCGATCACCTATGGCGACAAGAACGGCGACGGGGTGATGGATCACTCGGTGATTGCGCTCTACTCCGACCAGGGCAACAACGGCGGCGCCCATAACGACGATCTGCTGGGCAAGATCACCGTCTACGGCGACCTGGTGAAACTGTCGGACATCGAACACACCGCGGCGCCGGCCTATGGCATCGTCAAGAGCATCGACGACCTGGAGGAGGCGCTGTCGCCAACCGCGGTTTCCGAAAACACCGGCAAAATCAAGGTCCCGGGGTCGGCGCTGGCGGACGCTGGCGATCTGACCCTTGCGGCGGCGGAAAGCCCGGTCTTTGCCATGGCCGGCAGCCACCGGTTCGATGCCGAAGACCGCTCTGCCTATGTCTTTGACCATAACAAGGCGCTGGAGCTGTCCAGCGGCACCATTGCCTTTCGCTTCACCGTCAGCAGCCTGGCCGGATACCAGACCCTGTTGTCCAAGGATGCTGTTGAATACGGCAGCGGCGGGCATCTGGCGGTTTATCTGGATGAAACCGGCAAGCTGATCGTGCGCCTGCAGGACAGCGAGGAGACCCACTATTTCACTGCGGCAAATGCGATTGAGGCAGGCACAGACTATGACTTCAGCTTGAACTTTGGCAGCGAGGGCGTGGAAGTCTACCTGAATGGCGCGCGGATTGCCTATGAAGCCGGGCTGAATTTTGACTGGAGCAGCAACAGCGAGGCATTGATTGCCGGGGCTGCAGGGTGGAGCAATGCGGCTGGCAAAACCGACAAGATCCACAGCTACTTCGATGGCAGTATCAGTGATCTGGCGGTTTATGATGCGGTGCTAACCGGCGAAGAGGTTTTCGGCAGTGATGAGCGCAGCGATTACGCCTACTTCGGCGGCCGGATCGACAGCTTTCAGTTCGACCGCAGCGGCGGCGAAATCCAGATCAGCAAGGGCGGCTCTGAGACGGCCCTGGAGCCGAATGATACCTTTGCCGCATTCAAGGACGTCACCGTGCGAGCAGCGGATATTCAGTTCGGTTCCAATAGCAACGACGAATTGCGCGGTGCCGATGGTGCCGATGTGCTGATCGGAAAAGGCGGTGATGACCGGCTGCTGGGGTATGGCAACGATGACTTGCTGCGGGGCGGAAGCGGCAACGACACCCTTTATGGCGGTGAAGGAGCCGATACGCTGTCCGGTCAGGGAGGTAACGACAATCTGGCGGGCGGCAGCGGCCGGGACTATCTGTTTGGCGGCGATGGCAATGACACGCTGTATGGCGAAGACGGCCGGGATTGGCTCTATGGCGGCCTTGGCGATGACCGGCTGCAGGGCCACAGCTGGAATGCGTCGGACCCCTCAGACCGGGACCGCGCGGTGTTTGACGGCAACTTTGAGGACTACAGTTTTGAAAGTTACACCTACTATGACACCAACCGGGGTTCCGACATCACCCGTCTGACGGTAACTGATGCGGCCAGCGGCGGGGCTGATGGCTATTATGAAGGCCGCGACCAGCTGCTGGATATTGGCTTGTTAGTCTTTGCCGATCAGACGGTTGCCTTTGATGACCTGATCTGA
- a CDS encoding serine hydrolase, translating to MNKNQEIFSHRETGPNLSVQRSSGAEVFPYWSFTKTVVAICALKIVELGKLDLDEHLADHDFSLRQLLNHTAGLPDYYSLPGYRKAVANDEEPWPAEHLFNATMAQGSLFTPGEGWAYSNLGYMLARDLIEDVAGSSFSNLVSEMICDPLGLDSIELATARKHLSRVHWDGAKRYHPGWVYHGCLTGTAADAARLLHALFTGRLLNAVTLEQMLIRHPLGGAIEGRPWTKCGYASGLMSGRCGRVGRTVGHSGGGPFSVNAVYHFPDLKEPVTVASFSDGRNEGVAEFAAVECAGQN from the coding sequence ATGAATAAGAACCAAGAAATCTTCTCCCATCGTGAAACCGGCCCCAATTTGAGTGTTCAACGAAGCTCGGGCGCAGAGGTTTTTCCTTATTGGAGTTTTACCAAAACCGTAGTCGCAATCTGTGCCTTAAAGATCGTGGAACTGGGCAAGCTCGATCTGGACGAACATCTCGCAGACCATGACTTCTCGCTTCGCCAATTACTGAATCACACCGCTGGCTTGCCGGACTACTATTCCCTGCCGGGCTACAGGAAAGCGGTTGCGAATGATGAAGAACCTTGGCCTGCTGAGCACCTGTTCAATGCCACGATGGCGCAAGGCAGTTTGTTTACACCGGGTGAAGGCTGGGCCTATTCAAACCTTGGTTACATGCTGGCCCGCGATTTAATTGAAGACGTCGCTGGTTCGTCATTCTCCAACCTTGTCAGTGAGATGATCTGCGACCCTCTCGGGCTGGACAGCATTGAGCTTGCGACGGCTAGAAAACACCTCTCACGCGTTCACTGGGATGGAGCAAAGAGGTATCATCCAGGATGGGTATATCATGGATGTCTTACTGGAACTGCTGCAGACGCTGCACGGCTATTACATGCTCTGTTTACGGGAAGGTTGCTCAATGCGGTTACGCTTGAACAGATGCTGATCCGTCATCCTCTTGGCGGCGCTATTGAAGGTCGGCCTTGGACGAAATGTGGCTATGCATCTGGCCTTATGAGCGGCCGGTGCGGGAGGGTCGGCCGCACTGTCGGGCATTCCGGCGGGGGTCCCTTCAGCGTCAACGCAGTCTATCATTTTCCCGATTTGAAGGAGCCGGTCACGGTTGCGAGCTTCTCTGATGGGCGAAATGAGGGCGTTGCTGAGTTCGCTGCGGTTGAATGCGCTGGTCAGAACTGA
- a CDS encoding AMP-binding protein, which yields MFYDLAKLRAFAANPCLIAADGVEMTYAALADAAAEFGKSLPQERRLIAVEAASDPEAITAYAGALAAGHAVMPLPAADPVTAARLEERFRPAASFRRIGGTWQLLAHAHDPAEIHPELTLLLQTSGSTGHGRGVRLSGTAMDTNASAIAQYLGIQPQDRAALILPLHYSYGLSVLHSHLAAGASLWLAPSSVLDPGFATALEASGATSLAGVPHHYRLLDSAGLAHALPENIKTLTVAGGAMEPEQVRAWSARMQARGGRFYVMYGQTEATARISYLPPELALDTPGAAGRAIPGGRLLLRSAAGTEITTPEGEGELIYQGPNVMMGYAESHADLAKGAGLSELATGDLARRDANGLYHITGRLSRMSKIAGLRIGHDAIERALAAQGHETAVWGDDSRISIAICGAEDGIAAMAAKLTGIGQQHFTVLPRKSLPRRANGKIDYPALKAQSAQRKPARNVLAVFQAAFAPQSVGRNDSFAALGGDSLRHVELSLALDEALGGAPAGWENMPISTLEQAAPAPGASLPFDLVARVAAILAVVVAHQTLWPVFGGAAAMVILMGMSVAGFRWEALKSGDMRSFFKPVAAVLIPYYLILAGYAAAWEQVPWVSVFLAGNFAVTIPETHLMLPYLYWFIEAYLQMTLLVALPFAVPPLRRWLASQGAFRTGLCFLAFAVALRLIAPEVWQIGGRAQFTVPWVFYLFALGWCITAASTLRQRLLVLGAACLIMPAAAYLGGNWYGGWIKYMWLLALIAGLLFVTRLPMPRFAARPLMRLAQAAFPIYLLHRFMPELLMPMIGLEARSPLNDALAIFGGLALGLAAAALQRQLIQAWTNARNRRQPAVAQA from the coding sequence ATGTTCTACGACCTGGCCAAATTGCGTGCGTTTGCCGCCAATCCTTGCCTGATTGCGGCGGACGGGGTTGAGATGACTTATGCTGCGCTGGCTGACGCCGCCGCAGAGTTCGGCAAATCGCTGCCGCAAGAGCGGCGGCTGATTGCGGTTGAAGCCGCATCCGATCCCGAAGCCATTACCGCCTATGCAGGTGCCCTGGCTGCCGGCCACGCGGTTATGCCGCTGCCGGCCGCGGACCCCGTCACCGCTGCCCGCCTGGAGGAACGGTTTCGTCCGGCTGCCAGCTTCCGGCGCATCGGCGGAACCTGGCAACTGCTGGCGCACGCGCATGACCCCGCTGAGATCCACCCGGAGCTGACACTGCTGCTGCAGACCTCCGGCAGCACCGGCCACGGCCGCGGGGTCCGCCTGTCGGGCACGGCTATGGATACCAACGCCAGCGCTATAGCCCAGTATCTCGGGATCCAGCCCCAAGACCGCGCCGCACTGATCCTGCCGCTGCATTACTCCTACGGCTTGTCGGTGCTGCATTCGCATCTTGCCGCCGGTGCCAGCCTCTGGCTTGCGCCCAGCTCAGTTTTGGACCCCGGTTTTGCCACCGCGCTGGAGGCCTCCGGCGCCACCAGCCTGGCCGGCGTGCCGCATCACTACCGCCTGCTGGACAGCGCCGGCCTTGCCCATGCGCTGCCGGAAAACATCAAGACCCTGACCGTTGCCGGCGGCGCCATGGAGCCAGAGCAGGTCCGCGCGTGGTCTGCCCGGATGCAAGCCCGCGGCGGCCGGTTCTATGTCATGTACGGCCAGACCGAGGCCACCGCGCGGATCAGCTACCTGCCGCCAGAGCTGGCTTTGGACACTCCCGGCGCTGCAGGCCGCGCCATTCCTGGCGGGCGTCTGCTGCTGCGCTCTGCCGCCGGCACCGAAATCACCACGCCTGAGGGCGAAGGCGAGCTGATCTATCAGGGGCCGAACGTGATGATGGGCTATGCCGAAAGCCACGCCGATCTGGCCAAAGGCGCCGGACTCAGCGAGCTGGCAACCGGCGATCTGGCCCGTCGCGATGCAAACGGACTTTACCACATCACCGGGCGGCTTTCGCGGATGTCCAAGATTGCCGGCCTGCGTATCGGTCATGACGCTATTGAACGTGCCTTGGCCGCCCAGGGGCATGAGACCGCGGTTTGGGGTGATGACAGCCGCATCTCGATTGCAATCTGCGGGGCGGAGGACGGCATCGCTGCGATGGCCGCCAAGCTGACCGGCATCGGCCAGCAGCATTTCACCGTCCTTCCGCGCAAATCCCTGCCGCGGCGCGCCAATGGCAAGATCGACTATCCGGCGCTGAAGGCGCAATCAGCGCAGCGCAAACCTGCCAGGAATGTGCTGGCGGTCTTCCAGGCCGCCTTTGCGCCGCAGAGTGTGGGCCGGAACGATAGCTTTGCCGCGCTCGGCGGAGATTCCCTGCGTCATGTAGAGCTGTCCCTGGCTCTGGACGAAGCCCTTGGCGGCGCCCCGGCGGGCTGGGAAAACATGCCGATCAGCACTCTTGAGCAAGCCGCCCCGGCGCCCGGCGCCAGCCTGCCTTTCGATCTGGTTGCCCGCGTGGCTGCCATCCTCGCGGTGGTGGTGGCGCACCAGACCCTTTGGCCGGTGTTCGGCGGAGCAGCTGCGATGGTGATCCTGATGGGGATGAGCGTCGCAGGCTTTCGCTGGGAGGCGCTGAAATCCGGCGATATGCGCAGCTTCTTCAAACCGGTAGCCGCGGTGCTGATCCCCTATTATCTGATCCTTGCGGGCTATGCCGCGGCGTGGGAGCAGGTGCCCTGGGTCTCGGTCTTTCTGGCCGGCAATTTTGCCGTGACAATCCCCGAAACCCACCTGATGCTGCCGTATTTGTACTGGTTCATCGAGGCTTATCTGCAAATGACCCTGCTGGTGGCGCTGCCCTTTGCCGTGCCGCCCCTGCGCCGCTGGCTTGCTAGCCAGGGTGCTTTCCGCACCGGCCTGTGTTTTCTGGCGTTTGCCGTGGCACTCCGCCTGATTGCACCCGAGGTCTGGCAAATCGGCGGCCGCGCGCAGTTCACCGTGCCGTGGGTCTTTTACCTGTTTGCCCTGGGATGGTGCATCACCGCCGCCAGCACGCTGCGGCAACGGCTTCTGGTGCTGGGGGCAGCCTGCCTGATCATGCCCGCGGCGGCCTATCTTGGCGGCAACTGGTACGGCGGCTGGATCAAATACATGTGGCTATTGGCACTGATTGCCGGGCTGCTGTTCGTCACCCGCCTGCCGATGCCGCGCTTTGCGGCCCGCCCGCTGATGCGGCTGGCCCAGGCCGCCTTCCCGATCTACCTGCTGCACCGCTTCATGCCGGAACTGCTGATGCCGATGATCGGGCTGGAGGCCCGCAGCCCGCTGAACGATGCGCTGGCAATCTTTGGCGGCCTCGCCCTGGGTCTTGCCGCCGCCGCCTTGCAGCGCCAGCTGATACAGGCTTGGACCAATGCCAGGAACCGCCGCCAGCCGGCGGTGGCACAGGCCTAA
- a CDS encoding monooxygenase produces the protein MSTKKIWDLHMRVSGPLNEEAAEGMRQLAQSIAEEPGVIWKIWTREGESDRFGSTYLFQDLEALETYKAMHLKRLEAFGVTDVTDYVFDIMEELSTINNAPVNDPD, from the coding sequence ATGAGCACAAAGAAAATCTGGGATCTTCATATGCGGGTCTCTGGACCGTTGAACGAGGAAGCTGCCGAAGGCATGCGTCAGCTCGCGCAGAGTATTGCAGAAGAGCCAGGGGTGATCTGGAAGATCTGGACGCGCGAAGGCGAGAGCGACCGATTTGGCTCAACCTATCTCTTCCAGGATCTTGAAGCCTTGGAAACCTATAAGGCGATGCACTTGAAGCGGCTTGAGGCCTTTGGAGTGACCGATGTAACAGACTATGTATTCGATATCATGGAAGAGCTGAGCACTATCAACAATGCTCCGGTAAATGATCCGGATTGA
- a CDS encoding LysR family transcriptional regulator: MSRGRLNDLAIFVEVARANGFRAAAKNLKLGAGSVSEAVQRFEDRLGVRLFERTTREISLTRAGEALYRRSLPAIDELDTALEEINEFREGLTGTLRLSAPVGTGQLFLDTAISDFAALYPTLAIEVIYDERKVDLLTSGIDAAIRVETLLDPDTYAISIGPPHEMKVVAQPSYLVEAGPLHFPHDIVRHEGICFAFGDSEKLAPWVFKTRDGPITVMPKPRVISNNVNSILRYAEAGLGLAYLFSASAEPAIRSGRLIEVLPKSLERLPCFSLNYLSKRNVPARLQAFKNFVKARKMGRS, translated from the coding sequence ATGAGCCGTGGCAGACTCAATGACCTGGCAATCTTTGTCGAGGTTGCGCGCGCAAATGGATTTCGTGCGGCGGCAAAGAACCTGAAGCTGGGGGCCGGTTCTGTCAGCGAGGCGGTTCAACGTTTCGAAGACCGGCTCGGTGTACGTCTTTTCGAGCGGACTACGCGCGAAATCTCCTTAACGCGTGCGGGTGAAGCTCTTTATCGCCGTAGCCTGCCCGCAATTGACGAGTTGGATACCGCGCTTGAGGAAATCAACGAATTCAGGGAAGGGCTGACCGGTACGCTCCGTCTCAGCGCGCCAGTTGGCACTGGTCAGTTGTTTCTAGACACAGCGATTTCTGATTTTGCGGCTTTGTACCCGACACTGGCCATAGAGGTGATCTATGACGAAAGAAAAGTCGATCTGTTGACCAGCGGCATTGATGCGGCCATACGTGTCGAAACATTGTTGGACCCGGATACCTACGCTATTTCGATTGGTCCGCCCCATGAGATGAAGGTGGTCGCTCAGCCGTCCTACCTAGTGGAGGCCGGGCCCTTACACTTCCCTCATGATATCGTGCGCCACGAGGGGATATGTTTTGCTTTCGGGGATTCAGAAAAATTGGCTCCGTGGGTGTTCAAGACCCGCGATGGCCCAATCACGGTTATGCCAAAGCCGCGAGTAATCTCCAACAACGTGAACTCGATCTTGAGATACGCGGAAGCAGGCCTTGGTCTAGCCTATCTGTTTTCGGCTTCCGCAGAACCTGCAATTCGAAGTGGCAGGCTGATAGAGGTTCTTCCAAAGAGCCTTGAAAGGCTTCCCTGCTTTTCACTCAACTACTTATCTAAACGGAATGTACCGGCGCGCCTTCAGGCATTTAAAAATTTCGTTAAGGCCCGAAAAATGGGCCGTTCCTGA